A region from the Melioribacter roseus P3M-2 genome encodes:
- the tatC gene encoding twin-arginine translocase subunit TatC, which translates to MADDTKLLNEENESGEVEMTFLEHLEELRWRIIYSLIGILIGAIIAWVFIDFIIDGILLLPARQSHIKLQNLRPFGQLFLYFQVAIIVGLIFSFPNVVYQFWKFIAPALKENEKKYITSIVIFTTFCFLAGVVFAYFVMLPLTLKFAAEFGSEAIENNFAIDEYFSIILSVIIGAGLVFELPMLSFFLTKIGILNPGIMRRYRRHAIVAILILAAILTPGTDPVSQIILAVPLVFLYEISILVSKIFQKKN; encoded by the coding sequence GTGGCAGACGATACCAAACTCCTGAATGAAGAAAACGAGTCCGGTGAAGTCGAAATGACTTTTCTTGAACACCTCGAAGAATTGAGGTGGCGAATCATTTACTCTTTGATCGGAATTTTAATAGGCGCTATTATAGCCTGGGTGTTCATCGATTTTATTATCGATGGAATCCTTTTGCTGCCGGCGCGTCAATCGCATATAAAACTTCAGAATCTCAGACCGTTCGGACAATTGTTCTTGTATTTTCAGGTGGCGATTATCGTCGGTTTGATTTTTAGCTTTCCGAATGTCGTCTATCAGTTCTGGAAATTCATAGCTCCGGCTTTAAAAGAAAACGAAAAAAAATATATTACTTCGATAGTTATTTTTACAACGTTTTGTTTTTTGGCGGGAGTTGTATTTGCTTATTTCGTAATGCTGCCTTTGACGTTGAAGTTTGCGGCTGAATTCGGCTCGGAAGCTATCGAAAATAACTTTGCAATCGACGAATATTTCTCGATTATTTTAAGCGTAATTATCGGCGCCGGACTCGTATTTGAACTCCCGATGCTTTCTTTTTTCCTGACTAAAATCGGGATACTTAATCCCGGCATAATGAGACGTTACCGCAGACATGCAATTGTCGCCATTTTGATACTTGCCGCAATTTTAACTCCCGGCACCGATCCGGTATCTCAGATTATTCTGGCTGTTCCATTGGTTTTCTTATACGAAATAAGTATTTTAGTTTCAAAAATATTCCAGAAGAAAAATTGA